The genome window ATCGGCGTGACGTGGCAATCGGCCGCAAGCAGCGCCCGCCTGTCGTACTTCCGCTATGACCTGACCAACGAAATCCAGTACAACCCGTTGGCTGACGGCATGTGGGGCCCGGGCACGGGCGCCAATACCAACCTGGACCCGACCCGCCGCCAAGGCATTGAACTGGAAGGCCGCACCGCCATTTCCAGCAGCATCACGCTGGATGCCAACGTGACCTGGATGGAAGCGCAATTCCGCTCGGGCACCTACGCAGGTGTGGATCTGGCCGGCAAGACCGTGCCGCTGGCCCCCAAGTGGCTGGCCAACGCCGGTGTGACGTGGCGCCCCACCGACGCGTTCCTGTGGAACGTGGCGGCGCAATATGTGGGCAAGTCGCGCATGGATAACGACCAGGCCAACCAGTTCGGCAAAGAACTCGACGCCTACGTGTTGTTCAACACCAAGGTTGCGTACAAGTTCACCCGCAACATCGAAGGCGCCATCGGCGTGAACAACATTTTCGACCGTCAGTACGCCACCTACGGTATCCGTGGCGGCAATGCGTCGTTCGAAATGTTGGGCCCTGTCGCCAACTACAACCTGTACCCCGCCCCGGGCCGCAACTTCTACGCGTCGCTCACGCTGCGCTACTGATCGCGGCATTCCGATATAGTCGGCGTTGTTCGCTGACTATATCGGCACCCCTGGCATGACCTTCCCAAGCGCATTCCTACGTATCGTTCCGGGGCTGATTCTGGCCCTGGGCGGAACGCTTGCCCGGGCAGAGACGCCGATCAGCGCAGGCATTCAGGTTCAGGACGACAAAGGCCGCACGGTCTTGCTGGCCGCGCCCGCCCGGCGCGCCGTCACCCTGGCGCCGCACGCCACCGAGCTCGTCTATGCCGCTGGCGCAGGCGACCGGCTGATCGCCACCATCCGTGGCAGCGACTATCCCCCTGCCGCCCGCCAATTGCCCGTCATCGGCGACGGCACGCAACCCGATGCCGAACGCGTGGCGGCGGTCAGGCCCGATCTGCTGATTGCCTGGCAGCCTGCCGCGGCCGAACCGCTGGTCCGCGTCATGGACAAGTTGCAGGTTCCCGTTTTCTTTAGCGACCCCCTGACGCTCGACGCCATCCCTGGCGCCGTGGAGCGCATGGGCGAGCTGTTTGGCACCCAAGCCCAGGCCCGCCCCGCAGCCCAGGCTCTGCGCGCCCGCCTGGACGCGCTAGCCTCCCGTTATGCCGGCCGCCGGCCCGTACGGGTCTTCATCCAGGCCGGTCTGGACCCCATTTACACCCTGAACGACACCAGCATCGTCAGCGACGCGCTACGCCTGTGCGGCGGGGTCAATGTCTTTGGGCAAGCGCCCGTCGTGGCGCCCCAGGTCACACTGGAAAGCGTGCTGGCCGCCCGTCCCGAAGCGGTGCTGGCGGGCGTAGCCAGGCCAGAAGACACGCGCCAGAATCTGGCTGCGTGGCAGGTGCTTGGGTTGCCCGCCGCCCGCCAGGGCCATGTTTATGGGGTCGATGCCGACGCCTTGTACCGCCCCGGCCCCCGCCTGATCGACGCTGCCGAATCCATCTGCGCCGACCTGGACCGGCTGCGCTGAGTACGGGATTGCGGTCCGCAGCCAGTCCGGTGCTTTATCATTCGCCTGAACATCAGCCAGCCTTTGCGGGCCCTCGCATCGTGCGTTCCCCGCCCTTTGAAACACCGCCATGACCACACAAGACACTCTCACCATCGCCGGCCGCGCTTATTCGTCGCGCCTGCTCGTCGGCACCGGCAAGTACAAGGACTTCGAACAGACCCGCGCGGCGCTGGACGCCAGCGGCACCGAGATCGTGACGGTTGCTATCCGCCGCACCAATATCGGGCAAAACGCGGGCGAGCCGAATCTGCTGGACTACGTTCCGATGTCCAAGTTCACCCTGCTGCCCAACACGGCCGGCTGCTACAGCGCCGACGATGCCGTGCGCACCCTGCGTCTGGCGCGCGAGCTGCTGGACGGCCATGATCTGGTGAAACTGGAAGTGCTGGGCGACCCGCACACGCTGTTCCCCAACATGCCCGAAACGCTCAAGGCCACCAAGACGCTGGTCGATGAAGGCTTCAAGGTCATGGTCTATTGCACCGACGATCCCATCCAGTGCCGCATGCTGGAAGACATGGGCGCCGTGGCCATCATGCCGCTGGCGTCTCTGATCGGCTCGGGCATGGGCATTCTGAACCCCTGGAATCTGCGCCTGATCATCGACCAAGCCCGGGTGCCAGTCGTCGTGGATGCGGGCGTGGGTACCGCATCCGACGCCGCCATCGCGATGGAACTGGGCTGCGACGCCGTCCTGATGAACACCGCCATCGCCGCCGCGCGCGATCCGATCCTGATGGCCAGCGCCATGAAAAAGGGCGTGGAGTCCGGCCGCGAGGCCTTCCTGGCCGGCCGCATGCCCAAGAAGCTGTACAGCGGCGCGCCCAGCTCGCCCACTGAAGGCCTGATCACCGGCGGACCCGCCAAATGAGCTCCCGCGAAGCGGCCAAAAGCCGTCCCATCCCCCACGCGCTGACCATCGCTGGCGTCGACCCCTCCGGCGGCGCCGGAACCCTGGCCGACATCAAAGCGATGAGCGCCCTGGGCGCCTATGGTTGCGCCGTTATCGCGGCGCTGACTGCCCAGAACACCCAGGGCGTCACCGGTATCTCGCCCGTGCCGCCCGCCTTCGTGGCCCTGCAAATCGACACGCTGTTCACCGACGTGCGCATCGACGCCGTCAAGGTCGGCATGCTGGGCCAGCGGCCCGTGATCGAGGTCGTGGCTGAAAAACTGGCCAAATGGGCCCCCGCCCATGTCGTGCTGGACCCGGTCATGGTGGCAAAAAGCGGCGATTTGCTGCTTGAGAAAGAGGCCGTCGGCGCTATGCGCGAAGCCATGCTGCCCCAGGCCACACTGCTGACGCCGAACCTGCCCGAAGCTGGCGTGCTGCTCGAGGAGCGGCCGGTGGAAACCGTGAAGGAAATGCGCCGCGTGGCCGAACGCCTGCGCAACAAGATGGCGCATTCGGGCGCGCGCTGGGTGCTGGTCAAAGGCGGCCATCTGCCCGGCAATGAAACCATCGACCTGCTGCACGACGGCGACCGCATGATTGAACTGCCTGGGCATCGTATTGAAACGGTCAACACCCATGGCACGGGTTGCACGTTGTCGGCAGCGCTGGCCGCGCTGCTGCCGCAAATCGACGACGTGCCCGAAGCCGCCAAACGGGCCAAGGCTTACCTGACCGAGGCTATCCGCCACGCGGAACGCCTGTCGGTGGGTTCGGGCCACGGCCCGGTCCACCACTTCCACGCTTGGTGGTAGGGGCGCGGCGGGATAAGCCGCCTGCGGCCGAAAGCGGCGCCCCATGGGGCGCCGCCGTCATTTCAGCCTGCCCGATCCCAGGCTGAAACATCTGCCGGCCGGGCACGCCGTCACAGGACGCTACGAATCGGTACAATGGTCGGCTGATTCCACTGTTTTTTTCCTCACCGTCATGAACGCTTCGACCCTGCCCGACGTAGAACAAGTCCGCTTCAACATGGTGGAACAGCAGATCCGCCCGTGGGACGTCCTGGACGCCAACGTGCTGCAAGCGCTGTTCGATGTGCGCCGCGAACAATTCGTTCCGCCGGCACTGCGCGCCCTGGCGTTTTCCGATCTGGAACTGCCTCTGGAAATCAACGCGGTCAATACGCGTCAGACCATGCTCGCGCCCAAGGTGGAAGCCCGCCTGGCGCAAGAACTGCAACTGACGAAGGCTGACTGTGTGCTGGAAATCGGCACCGGCTCGGGCTATCAGGCCGCGCTGCTGGGTTATCTGGCCCAACAGGTTACGTCGGTGGAAATCGACAGCCGTCTGGTGACGTTCGCGCAGCAAAACCTGCAAATGAACAACGTCACCAACGTCAAGGTTGAAACCGGCGACGCCCGCAACGGCTGGGGCTCGACCGAATATGACGCCATTCTGGTGACGGGTTCCGTGCCGGTCGTGCCGGACGCCCTGAAGTACCAACTGCGCGTGGGCGGCCGCTTGGTCGTGGTCGTGGGCCAAGCCCCCGTCATGACGGCCTGTCGCATCACCCGCACCACGGCGGCCAGCTTTGAAACGGTCAACCTGTTCGAAACAGTCATCAAACCGCTGCGTGGCACCACGGTGTCCCAGTTCAAGTTCTAAACCCCCACCTTGCCGCCCCGCGCTTGCGCCCCGACGGGGCCAGCGCATAACGGGGCGGCCCGGCGTATCGTTGAAAATCATGCGCGTCCGATTGCTTACGGCTTTACTGGTTTTTACCTCTGCCGCAAGCGTCGGCCCGTCGCCCGCTGTTGCGCAGAACCTGATCCAGGTCTGGCAATCGGCCCTGGGCAATGACCCGACCTACGCCGCCGCCCGCGCCAACTACCGCGCCGGCCTGGAAAAAGAGCCGCAGGCGCGGTCCCTGCTGCTGCCGCTGATAACCGCGGAAGCCGGCGGCGCCTACCAGGAAACCCGCAGCACCCGTGGCGCCGGCATAGCCTACAGCGGCGGGCGTGGCGTCTGGGATCTGGCACTGACCCAGCCTCTGTTCGATTGGGGCCGCTGGCAGAATTACGAGCAATCCAAGCTGATCGTCGCTGACGTCGAAGTGCAGTTGCAACAGGCCCTGCAAGACTTGCTGCTGCGCGTGGCCGATGCCTACTTCAACGTGCTTTATGCGCAAGACACGCTGACCGCCACGGAAGCCGAGAAGGCCGCCGTCGCCGGGCAACTGGAGTCCGCCAAGCGCAATTTTGAACTGGGCAACGCCACCGTCACCGACACCTATGAAGCGCAGGCGCGCTATGACCTGGTTCTGGCGCAGGAACTGCGTCTGCAAAACGATCTGGATGTGCGCCGCGACGAACTGGCCAAGATCATCGGCACGCAGCCCGGCGCCCTGGCCGAATTGCCCTACGGCGTGCAATTGCCCGCGCCCCAGCCCGCCCGCGTCAATGACTGGAGCACCCAGGCAGAATCGTCCAGCCTGGACGTATTGCGCGCGCAGCTCTTGACCCGCATTGCCGGCCGCGAAATCCAGATCGCCAAGAGCGGCCACTACCCCAGCCTGAACCTGCGGGCCACCAGCGGCAGCGCCAGCGACGCCGTCATGCGCAACGCGGCGCCCGGCAAACCGATCGACAACACGATCGGCGTGGTCCTTTCCATTCCGCTCTATTCTGGCGGCGGCGTATCGTCGCAAGTCACGGAAAAGGTGCAACTGGAACAAAAAGCGCGCCACGATTTTGAAACGGCGCGCCGCCAGGCCATCCAGGCCGCCCGCCAGTACTACAGCGGCGTCACGAGCGGCCTGGCCCGTATCCAGGCGCTAGAGGCCGGCGAGAAATCCAGCCGCGCGGCGGTGGAAGCCAACCGTACAGGGTACGAAGTAGGTGTGCGTATCAATCTGGACGTGCTTAACGCCCAGCAGCAGCTCTACGCCACCCAGCGCGACCTGGCACTGGCGCGCTACAGCACGGTGCTGTCAGGCCTGCGCCTGAAGGCCACCAGCGGCATTCTGGCCGAGTCGGATCTGGAAGCGATCAACCGCTTGCTGCGCGAACCGCGCTGAAGTGTTGCGCGTTGGGTCGCGTTGCTGAACGGCATAGGGACTGCGGCGCCGCTTGATGCGGCCCAACTCAGGCGCCCTGAATCTTCTTCACCAGCGCCGTCGTCGAACGCTCGAATTCAAACGGAATCGCCACCGCCCGGCCACCCCAGGTTTTGACCAGCGCGGTCTCGGGCAGTTTTTCCATGTCGTAGTCGCCGCCCTTGACGATCAGGTCGGGCTTGAGCTCGCCAATCAAAGCTTCGGGCGTATCTTCGTGGAAAGACGTGACCACGGTCACGAAACCCAGCGCGGCCAACAGCGCGGCGCGGTCTTCCATGCGGTTTAACGGGCGCTCATCGCCCTTGCCCAAACGGCGTACCGACTCATCGGTATTCACTGCCACGACAAGGGTGGCGCCCAGCTGGGCCGCCTGATCCAGATAGGTGGCGTGCCCCCGATGCAAGATATCGAAGACGCCATTGGTAAACACCAGCGGACGCGGAAAGCGGCCGCTGGCAATAGCGGCGACGCATTCGTCGCGGGATAAGACCTTGGATTCGAAACGGGCGGCAGACATGCGGCGATTATATCCGCGCGTCTGCCGCCCTGAATGCAATGTGCAGGCACTAAGGCCGGCGATCAGCCGGCCCCAGCGCGGCTGAGATCAGGCATCACCCAAGATGATCTTCTTTTCCTTGGGTACAACCAGCGCCGTCATTTCCTTGCGGTAACGGTTCAGGTCCTTCACGGTTTCAAAGCTGCGATCCATCAGCTTGGACAGGATGTGCAGGATGCGGGTAGCGACCTTCTGTTCCCACAAGCCGTCAAAGCGGATCTGCGTATCCAGCCAATGTTCCAGCCAGCCCGGCTCGGGCAGGCGCGACTGCACCGTGTCGTTGGGGAACAAGTCCTTGTTCACGTGCAGGTTGGTCGGATGCAACGCCTGCTGGGTGCGGCCAGCCGAGGCCATCAACACGCCGATCTTCGAGAACGCTACGCGAGCCTGCTCGCTGGTGTCCTGGCCGCGGTCATGCAGCGCGCGACGCATGTATTGCAAGTAAGCGCCGGCATGGCGGGCTTCGTCTTGGGCAACTGTCTTGTAGATGGCCTTGATCACCGGTTCGGTATGCCATTCAGCCGCACGGCGATACCAGTGATTCAAGCGGATTTCGCCGCAGAAATGCAGCATCAGCGTTTCCAGTTCTGGCGCAACATCGAATTCAAAGCGCACGTTGTGCAGCTCTTCTTCGGTGGGCACCAGGTCGGGACGGAAGCGGCGCAAATATTCAATCAGCACCAGGGAATGCTTCTGTTCTTCAAAGAACCACACCGACATAAACGCACAAAAATCGCTGTCTCCACGATTGTCGCGCAGGAACATCTCGGTGGCCGGCAGTGCCGCCCACTCGGTAATGGCGTTCATTTTGATCGTCTGAGCTTGCTCGTCCGAGAGCTTGCTGCGATCAAAATCCCCCCAGGGGATGTCATGCGCCATATTCCAGCGCACGGCTTCCATGGTCTTGAATAGTTCAGGATAAAGCATGGTCTGCCCTTGTATTCGTCCCGCTAGTGGGGCTATAGAAATTAATGAATGCGCGCGTCACGCCAGCGTAGGCGCTGCATTTATCCACCGCAGCGCTATTTTTCGCCGTCTCCCGCGTAGCTATGATGACTGTTTCATGAATGAAACATGACAGAGTTCGTCTAGACCATCGCGCCGCCTATCGGGTCAGGGCCCATATTGCGACCCCGATCGCAAGCGCCACCACCCCAACCAGCGCTGCAACCAGCCGGTTGTTCTGCTCTTGAGCACGCCGCAGGTGAATCATCTCGGACAACAGCGCGGGCGAGACATTCGGGCGGCTCAGGTGGTCATGGACCAGCCTGGGCAAAGCGGGCAGCATTTGAGACCACTGCACGGCTTCTTTTTCCAGGCTTTGACGCAAGCCCTTGAATCCGACACGCTGACGCATCCAGCGTTCCAGATAGGGCTTCGCAGTTTTCCAGAGATCCAGGTTGGGATCAAGCTGGCGGCCCAATCCTTCAACGTTCAGCAAGGTTTTTTGTAACAACACCAGCTGCGGCTGGATCTCAACATTAAACCGGCGCGAGGTCTGGAACAGGCGCAGCAGCACCTGCCCCAGCGAAATCTCAGACAAAGGCCGGTCAAAGTACGGTTCGCAAACGGCGCGTACGGCGCCCTCCAGCTCTTCTTCGCGCGTGTCGGCGGGCACCCAGCCCGACTCAATATGCAACTGCGCCACGCGGCGGTAGTCGCGGTGGAAGAAGGCCAGGAAATTCTGCGCCAGATAGTTCTTATCAAACTCGGACAGCGACCCGACGATGCCGAAGTCCAGGGCGATGTAGCTGCCCAGCGTGCCAGGGCGGTCCGACACGTAGATGTTGCCCGGGTGCATATCGGCGTGGAAGAAGCCGTCGGTGAACACTTGCGTGAAGAAAATCTCGACCCCCGTGCGCGCCAGCGTCGGGATATCGATGCCGGCCTCGCGCATACGCTCGATCTGGCCCACCGGCATGCCGTACATGCGCTGCATGGTGAACACGGTGGACGCCGTGTATTCCCAGATCACCTCGGGCACGATCAGCATGTCGCCGCGGCCGGACTCGGGGCCGAAGTTGCGGCGCAACTGGCTGCAATTGGAGGCTTCGCGCACCAGATCCAGTTCGTCATGCAAGTACTTGTCGAACTCGGCCACGACTTCGCGCGGCTTCAAGCGGCGGCCATCGGCGCCCAGGCGCTCGATGATGCGGGCCACGATCTTCAAGAGCGACAAGTCTTTTTCGATGATGTTCAGCATGCCCGGACGCAGCACCTTCACTGCGACTTCCCGGCCATCGTGCAGCACCGCAAAGTGAACCTGGGCGATCGAGGCCGATGCAACCGGGTCGACATCGAATTGCGCGAACAGCTTGGCCGGCGGCGCGCCCAGTGCCGCTTCGATGCAAGCGGCAGCCTGCGCGGACGGGAACGGCGGCACGCGGTCTTGCAACAACGCCAGCTCGTTGGCGATGTCAGCGGGAATCAGGTCGCGCCGGGTGGACAGTACCTGCCCGAACTTCACAAAAATGGGGCCTAGCGATTCCAGAGCCAGCCGCAGGCGCTGACCGCGCGGCTGGCGCGGCCGCGTACCCAGCCGGATAACGCGCAGCAGGCAGGTGGCCAGCGGATGATTCAGGCTGGACAACACCAGCTCGTCCAAGCCATAGCGCAGCGAAACCAGGATGATGCGTAAGAGGCGCAGCAAAGGAAACATGGATCAGGCGCCCCGCTTTGCGCTGGCAGTTGCCAGACGAGATTGCAGGGCGGCGGCTGAACGGGCCAGCGCGTCGGCGCGCTCATTCAGCTCGGCCAGATCCAGACGCCATTGTTCCAACGCCGGACGTCCGGCCAGCACACCGCTTTCTTCGGCCAGATATTCAGACACGTTCCCGGCCAGGCGTTTGCTGACGGTTCGCGCGCCGTCCGCTGCCGCACGGGCCCCGCCCACAATGCGCAGCGCGGCGATATCGCCTACGACTCGCGCCAGGGCGTCCTCGGGGTCCCAGCGCAACTGCTTGGATAGATCCGCCACCACCTGAGCCAGAGCGGCATCGCCAGAGATATGCGTGGCTTCAGCAAAGTCAGGCTTGTCGCGGCCCGCATCAGGACCAAGGCGAGGCAATGGCAGCTTTTCAGGGGATACCGTCAGAGTCACATCGGGCACCACGGCCGGGTCAGCCTGAGACGCCAGCCCTTCACTGTCGATCGTCAGGCCCAGCGTGAATCCCCCCAGGGCAAAACGCACGGTCTTGCCGGCATGCCGGACCAGACGCTCGCGCGCCCAGTCCTCGCGCCGCAACAAAGCGTTGAGCGCACTGACAGCGAATCGCGAGGGAGTGGGCAGAAACGAAAAAGGCAGCATGGGGGTCTGCAACAGCCCGATCGCCGGGGTTGCCGAAGTTGATGGGTAAATCGGGAGTGTAACGGGTTAGATCGGAGGGCGTTTACGTGCGGGCACATGGAAAAACCGGCCCATCTAGGGCCGGTTCATACGGAAGCCTTGCGGCGTCCGCGGCAGAAGGCGGGAATTGTCCCGGCCAGCCGATTTTATTAGCTGGCGAGATCCACCGGGATCTGCTGGATGCCGGCGAGCAACCAGCCGCCGTTGGCAGGCTTGAACAGATTCCAGACTTCTTCGAAGCGGAAAGCCTCGGCGCCCGGGGTCTCACGCAACATGCCGGAGAAGCGCACGCTGGCCAGGTGGCCGTCGGACACGGTCTCGATGCCCAGCATTTCGGCGTTCAGCAAGACGACTTCGGTCTTGTTAGGGGCCGCGCCACGCTCGGCCAATTGCGGCTTGAGTTCAGTGATCAGGTCGTCGGTCAGGAAATCGCGCAGACCGTCGGTGCTGCCGCTGTCCCACACGGCCTGGATGCGGACGAACTGATCCTTGGCCTGCTTCAGGAAGTTAGGCGTATCAAAGTCGCCCGGCACGAACCAGTTGTTGTCTTCACCAGCCTTGGGCAGCACGGCGGGCGGAGCGACGGGCGCTGCGGCGACCGGTGCAGCGGCTGCGGCAGGCGCGGCGGCTGCCGGATTCAGCGTCTCACGCCACATGGGCTGCTGTTGCTGGCCCGGCGCATTGTTTGCGCCACCGAACGCGCCTTGCGTGGCGGTACGGGGGGCAGAAGCGCCGCGCAGACGGCGGACGATGAACAAGACGGCAAAGATGACCAGGCCGATCAACAGGGCGGAACCCAGCATTTCAGCAAATGCGCCCGACAGGCCCATGCTGGAGAGCAAGGCAGCGATACCCAGGCCAGCGGCAATGCCGGCGATGGGGCCGAGCCAGCGCGAAGCACCGCTCTTGGCGGCGGCGCCTGCGGCACCCGCCGTTGCAGCGCCGGCAGCTGCCGGAGCGGCGGTGGCGCCAGCGGTATTGTTAGCGGCGGCGGGAGGCGTAGTAGCCTGACGCTGCTGGGTCACGTTGGAAGATTGACGGCCGGCGCTGGAACCGCCACCTGCACGACGGGCTTCAGCGTCAAACGACGCCGTTACCAACGCCGCGCCGGAAACGGCGATAAGCGCCGCGGCGACAAACCGCGAAAGACAGAATTTGGTCATATGTTTGCTCCCTCGTACTCGCGCCCCCGCTGCCCCGAGCAACAGGGAGTCCCACGGACCGCGGGACCTTCGGCGCGACTTTTCTTACAATAATCTGAATGACGTAAGAATAACGGACAAGACGCCGCCCCACAAGTTCCCCGTGGGCTTATGAAATATCCAGTGGACAGCCGGGCCGTCAGCCCAGGCGCACACCCTCGTGCAGGGCGGCGATACCGGCAGTCAGGTTGAAATACTGCACCCGGTCCAGGCCAGCGGTACGCAGCATGTCAGCCAGGGTTTCCTGGTCGGGATGCATGCGAATGGATTCCGCCAGATAGCGGTAGCTGGCTTCGTCGTTGGCAATCTTTTTGCCCAGCCATGGCAGCACATTGAACGAATACCAGTCGTACGCGGGCGACAAAGGCTTGGCAACCCGGGAAAATTCCAGCACCAGCAGCTTGCCGCCGGGTTTGAGCACCCGGGTCATTTCAGCCAGGGCGCGGTCCTTGTGGGTCATGTTGCGCAGACCGAAGGCCACGCTGACACGGTCGAAATACCCGTTGGGGAACGGCAGGCGCTCGGCGTCGCACACGGCGGTGGGCAGCAACAGGCCCGCGTCGGTCAGGCGATCGCGCCCAACGCGCAGCATGGAATCATTGATGTCAGTCAGCCAGACCTCGCCCGTGGGACCCGCGCGCTTGGCGAAGGCTTTGGCCAGGTCGCCAGTGCCGCCGGCAATATCCAGCACTTTCATGCCCGGACGAATGGCGGCGCGGCCAATGGTGAAGGCTTTCCAGATGCGGTGCAGGCCGGCCGACATGAAATCATTCATGACGTCGTAGCGC of Achromobacter seleniivolatilans contains these proteins:
- the thiD gene encoding bifunctional hydroxymethylpyrimidine kinase/phosphomethylpyrimidine kinase, with protein sequence MSSREAAKSRPIPHALTIAGVDPSGGAGTLADIKAMSALGAYGCAVIAALTAQNTQGVTGISPVPPAFVALQIDTLFTDVRIDAVKVGMLGQRPVIEVVAEKLAKWAPAHVVLDPVMVAKSGDLLLEKEAVGAMREAMLPQATLLTPNLPEAGVLLEERPVETVKEMRRVAERLRNKMAHSGARWVLVKGGHLPGNETIDLLHDGDRMIELPGHRIETVNTHGTGCTLSAALAALLPQIDDVPEAAKRAKAYLTEAIRHAERLSVGSGHGPVHHFHAWW
- a CDS encoding ubiquinone biosynthesis accessory factor UbiJ, whose translation is MLPFSFLPTPSRFAVSALNALLRREDWARERLVRHAGKTVRFALGGFTLGLTIDSEGLASQADPAVVPDVTLTVSPEKLPLPRLGPDAGRDKPDFAEATHISGDAALAQVVADLSKQLRWDPEDALARVVGDIAALRIVGGARAAADGARTVSKRLAGNVSEYLAEESGVLAGRPALEQWRLDLAELNERADALARSAAALQSRLATASAKRGA
- the rfaE2 gene encoding D-glycero-beta-D-manno-heptose 1-phosphate adenylyltransferase: MSAARFESKVLSRDECVAAIASGRFPRPLVFTNGVFDILHRGHATYLDQAAQLGATLVVAVNTDESVRRLGKGDERPLNRMEDRAALLAALGFVTVVTSFHEDTPEALIGELKPDLIVKGGDYDMEKLPETALVKTWGGRAVAIPFEFERSTTALVKKIQGA
- the ubiB gene encoding ubiquinone biosynthesis regulatory protein kinase UbiB, translating into MFPLLRLLRIILVSLRYGLDELVLSSLNHPLATCLLRVIRLGTRPRQPRGQRLRLALESLGPIFVKFGQVLSTRRDLIPADIANELALLQDRVPPFPSAQAAACIEAALGAPPAKLFAQFDVDPVASASIAQVHFAVLHDGREVAVKVLRPGMLNIIEKDLSLLKIVARIIERLGADGRRLKPREVVAEFDKYLHDELDLVREASNCSQLRRNFGPESGRGDMLIVPEVIWEYTASTVFTMQRMYGMPVGQIERMREAGIDIPTLARTGVEIFFTQVFTDGFFHADMHPGNIYVSDRPGTLGSYIALDFGIVGSLSEFDKNYLAQNFLAFFHRDYRRVAQLHIESGWVPADTREEELEGAVRAVCEPYFDRPLSEISLGQVLLRLFQTSRRFNVEIQPQLVLLQKTLLNVEGLGRQLDPNLDLWKTAKPYLERWMRQRVGFKGLRQSLEKEAVQWSQMLPALPRLVHDHLSRPNVSPALLSEMIHLRRAQEQNNRLVAALVGVVALAIGVAIWALTR
- a CDS encoding TolC family outer membrane protein; this encodes MRVRLLTALLVFTSAASVGPSPAVAQNLIQVWQSALGNDPTYAAARANYRAGLEKEPQARSLLLPLITAEAGGAYQETRSTRGAGIAYSGGRGVWDLALTQPLFDWGRWQNYEQSKLIVADVEVQLQQALQDLLLRVADAYFNVLYAQDTLTATEAEKAAVAGQLESAKRNFELGNATVTDTYEAQARYDLVLAQELRLQNDLDVRRDELAKIIGTQPGALAELPYGVQLPAPQPARVNDWSTQAESSSLDVLRAQLLTRIAGREIQIAKSGHYPSLNLRATSGSASDAVMRNAAPGKPIDNTIGVVLSIPLYSGGGVSSQVTEKVQLEQKARHDFETARRQAIQAARQYYSGVTSGLARIQALEAGEKSSRAAVEANRTGYEVGVRINLDVLNAQQQLYATQRDLALARYSTVLSGLRLKATSGILAESDLEAINRLLREPR
- a CDS encoding protein-L-isoaspartate O-methyltransferase family protein → MNASTLPDVEQVRFNMVEQQIRPWDVLDANVLQALFDVRREQFVPPALRALAFSDLELPLEINAVNTRQTMLAPKVEARLAQELQLTKADCVLEIGTGSGYQAALLGYLAQQVTSVEIDSRLVTFAQQNLQMNNVTNVKVETGDARNGWGSTEYDAILVTGSVPVVPDALKYQLRVGGRLVVVVGQAPVMTACRITRTTAASFETVNLFETVIKPLRGTTVSQFKF
- the ubiE gene encoding bifunctional demethylmenaquinone methyltransferase/2-methoxy-6-polyprenyl-1,4-benzoquinol methylase UbiE, coding for MQNPSESQHSADSASQSTHFGFQTVPEGEKARKVAEVFHSVAQRYDVMNDFMSAGLHRIWKAFTIGRAAIRPGMKVLDIAGGTGDLAKAFAKRAGPTGEVWLTDINDSMLRVGRDRLTDAGLLLPTAVCDAERLPFPNGYFDRVSVAFGLRNMTHKDRALAEMTRVLKPGGKLLVLEFSRVAKPLSPAYDWYSFNVLPWLGKKIANDEASYRYLAESIRMHPDQETLADMLRTAGLDRVQYFNLTAGIAALHEGVRLG
- a CDS encoding thiazole synthase: MTTQDTLTIAGRAYSSRLLVGTGKYKDFEQTRAALDASGTEIVTVAIRRTNIGQNAGEPNLLDYVPMSKFTLLPNTAGCYSADDAVRTLRLARELLDGHDLVKLEVLGDPHTLFPNMPETLKATKTLVDEGFKVMVYCTDDPIQCRMLEDMGAVAIMPLASLIGSGMGILNPWNLRLIIDQARVPVVVDAGVGTASDAAIAMELGCDAVLMNTAIAAARDPILMASAMKKGVESGREAFLAGRMPKKLYSGAPSSPTEGLITGGPAK
- a CDS encoding Tim44 domain-containing protein, which translates into the protein MTKFCLSRFVAAALIAVSGAALVTASFDAEARRAGGGSSAGRQSSNVTQQRQATTPPAAANNTAGATAAPAAAGAATAGAAGAAAKSGASRWLGPIAGIAAGLGIAALLSSMGLSGAFAEMLGSALLIGLVIFAVLFIVRRLRGASAPRTATQGAFGGANNAPGQQQQPMWRETLNPAAAAPAAAAAPVAAAPVAPPAVLPKAGEDNNWFVPGDFDTPNFLKQAKDQFVRIQAVWDSGSTDGLRDFLTDDLITELKPQLAERGAAPNKTEVVLLNAEMLGIETVSDGHLASVRFSGMLRETPGAEAFRFEEVWNLFKPANGGWLLAGIQQIPVDLAS
- a CDS encoding ferritin-like domain-containing protein: MLYPELFKTMEAVRWNMAHDIPWGDFDRSKLSDEQAQTIKMNAITEWAALPATEMFLRDNRGDSDFCAFMSVWFFEEQKHSLVLIEYLRRFRPDLVPTEEELHNVRFEFDVAPELETLMLHFCGEIRLNHWYRRAAEWHTEPVIKAIYKTVAQDEARHAGAYLQYMRRALHDRGQDTSEQARVAFSKIGVLMASAGRTQQALHPTNLHVNKDLFPNDTVQSRLPEPGWLEHWLDTQIRFDGLWEQKVATRILHILSKLMDRSFETVKDLNRYRKEMTALVVPKEKKIILGDA
- a CDS encoding cobalamin-binding protein, whose amino-acid sequence is MTFPSAFLRIVPGLILALGGTLARAETPISAGIQVQDDKGRTVLLAAPARRAVTLAPHATELVYAAGAGDRLIATIRGSDYPPAARQLPVIGDGTQPDAERVAAVRPDLLIAWQPAAAEPLVRVMDKLQVPVFFSDPLTLDAIPGAVERMGELFGTQAQARPAAQALRARLDALASRYAGRRPVRVFIQAGLDPIYTLNDTSIVSDALRLCGGVNVFGQAPVVAPQVTLESVLAARPEAVLAGVARPEDTRQNLAAWQVLGLPAARQGHVYGVDADALYRPGPRLIDAAESICADLDRLR